The sequence below is a genomic window from Sardina pilchardus chromosome 9, fSarPil1.1, whole genome shotgun sequence.
aagaatgggTTTAAAATAGTGTCATTATAACACAAGACATCTGAGATTTGCaggcctgtgctgtgcagttATCAGGCGTCAGTTATTTTTGAAGGCGGAACTAATGTTGCTGGATCCATGTTTCCCTACACGAGGGACTTGTTTTGAAAGCTGAAGTCCTAGAACAGACATGGACGCCACCGCGGAGCGTGTTTTACAGTACCTGACAGAGGTTGAAGTAGCTGCAGAGGATGTCCTCTCAGATAAACAGCAGGTAACGTAACGCTTACTGTAAGTGACGAGCCTATGAAATTAGAGAGTTGTGACAGAATTGTTTCACGTTTCTCTTGCAGATGGTAGACCTCGATAAGAAAAGAAACGCGAACAGGGAGGCACTCAATGCTTTACGAAAGGATTTATCCGGTGATGGTAAGTTGCTTGCTAACAGACTTGTTTAACTGTGATAACCTATATTTCAATCGATTCCTTTAAATATAACAACAGAATATTACGTTAGGTCGTGGGAATGGCGTGGGAGGACACTTTTTGCAGTCTGTGTACAACCAGTTCAATAGGCTAGCATGTAAGCAAGCTTTATTTATACACATTCTACAAAAGTTGTAGCCAAGGAATCTAGACGACCCTaacggcagcaaatctaatcttgatgtgggtctggctggtcaagCTATTCAAGTTGCACAATGTCCGCGATACCTCAGATGGAAGATGCATAAAGGAGGAGAAATGAGATAAAGGACGCTGTCTAACTCTGGAGAAGCAGCCTGTCTTGTAGAATGTTAGCCCATCCACAGACAGTTAAGAAAGGCATGATCCAGATCATTTTCAGAATGCTTTTGAGATTGTGTCTAACATCGGGCTTCTTTTGTCCCACAGGTAAAGCTAAAGTCTGTATGGGCAACATGTTCATCAAATTTCCAAAAGACAAAACCAAACAGATGCTTGAAAAAGGTATCAATATGCTTTcacttttgttttgcatttctaTGGACCTTTATTATTCGTGgattttggagtgtgtgtgtgtggggggggggttgcctgAACTTACAATATACTGTCTCCTAGACCAAGAACAACTTGACAAGGAAATCATTGATCTCCGCAACAAACTCAAGGTCAAAGTGAATCGTCTAAATGAGTTACAAGGTAAAATGACCTATTGCCatattgatggtgtgtgtgtgtgtgtgtgtgtgtgtgtgtgtgtgtgtgtgtgtgtgtgtgtgtgtgtgtgtgtgtgtgtgtgtgtgtgtgtgtgtgaacaaaggATTGGATATATGAAAGAATGTATGCTTGAGATGTTCTCAGAAGCACATAGTCATTCAGCTTCTACCccgtctctcactctccctcaggGAAACCTGAACTCACGGGGTACAACCTCTGCCCCCTCTCAAACGAGGAGATGAAAGCCATAAGCAGCATCCTGAGGACATgacctccctctcacacactcacacacacacacacacacacacacacacacggaccagaCGTTAGACCACGTGCACACCGGAGCGGGTGTGGTGGTCCAGTTGGGGTGGCAAGCCTGAACCTGAGACTGTTATCACATCGCTAATTCCCCCAGCGGGAGTGTGACGAGGGGACTTGGTTATGCCACTGAACTCTCCCACATGGACTCAGTTGTGGGGTCTGTCAGTCATGATAGTTTTCATTTTGGTGAAAAGTGTGAGTCAGTTACAGACCTTTttgcacagtttttttttggacaaaccATGTCCATTCAATTCATATGGAGTTTTATTAAAGAGTAATTTGTTTATCCATGCAATGGTTTGCTATTTTATTGGGGGGAGGGGATGGAACAATGCAGGATTACTGTAGGTGATACTTCCATTAGTGTAACATGCAAATCCAGCTTTGGCCTCTAGGTGGTGGTGTATCTCAACAGACCACTGAAAATGTGCTCCGAAAGAGATTTCCTCTACACAACTTGCGTCTTATTGAATAACTTGAGTAACACTTTGAGAACTTAGGCTGCACAGTAAAGAAACTATCAGAAATTCAATTCAGggaaatatatttttatatacacTGTTCATATAATTTGCAATGCATCATTTTCATGGTGATTTAAGTCCATGACAGAATTACAAAAAAGAATTACTTGATGAATCACATTTTGTGGGTGTAGGTCAGGCACCTTTACATTCAGTTGTTGTATGGAACTTGGAGTGATGTTATAGCCGAGGTGACAAGCTCTACTGAGAGGGCTTGAGAAGGCGATTGGCATGTTCCTCTTCTTTGCTGGGGTGACATGTCGCGGCATTCGCTACCATTGCAGTTTATGGGTGAGTCAGAGCTGCGAGACATAGGAACAAACAGTTTGTCTCTTGCTCAGATGATCACAACACCCGGTGCATTCCTCTGGGTTGTTACGACATGTGAAAACATATTTGTCTCTAGCAGTTTCACACAAGTCATGGATACCATGTCCCATTTGGGTTTTTAAATCCGTTTGCCTTCCTATAGGGGTTAAGTGAGGCTGCGGAGACGCAGAGGGTGTCAGAATCGTCTGTCAAACTGAGCGGCTATTAATCACTCACATTTCAGTCAGACAGTGTCACGGCCACTGTGGCCGGGTTTAACTAAGTGGAACCAAATGCAGACACCAGTAAATTTCAGTCAAAATAATACTTTTTAATGAGAGTTGTCTTCACACAGGAAAAACAGAAATCTTCAGTTCAATGCGAGTTCAATGAGTCCACGAAAATCCAAAAACAGTTCAAAAACACAGGAGATCAAAAACTTGGTATCTCACTTGAACGGCAGCAGCAGGCAAAAAACTCACAGGCCAGGCAGAAAGTCTCAAGCGGCAAAAATAGGCAAATCCAAAGTCCAacaaaggagagcagagaaaaatCCAGGGCAGAAAGATCCTAGGCAGGGCAAAGGCGAAGACGTGGTCGTGGTCGAGGAAGCAGATAGGTTTAGCTTGGCTTGGCTCCTGACAACGTGTTCGGTGAGGAGGTAATCCAGCAATGAAGGAGCTTCAGGGCTGGAGTTAAGTGCAGGCCCAGACGAGGGGGAATTGGCCACAGGTGTGTAGCTGCGCAGGGTAGAGGCAGAAACGTGGGC
It includes:
- the pdrg1 gene encoding p53 and DNA damage-regulated protein 1 produces the protein MDATAERVLQYLTEVEVAAEDVLSDKQQMVDLDKKRNANREALNALRKDLSGDGKAKVCMGNMFIKFPKDKTKQMLEKDQEQLDKEIIDLRNKLKVKVNRLNELQGKPELTGYNLCPLSNEEMKAISSILRT